One segment of Nostoc flagelliforme CCNUN1 DNA contains the following:
- a CDS encoding squalene/phytoene synthase family protein, translated as MNLRRDALQILKETSRTFYIPISLLPPGLQEAVASAYLCMRAIDEIEDHPELDNATKAKLLRTISLTLQAGVDGFAVDAFFAGFSGYEDTLEEVTVSIREWSLLAPETIAPRIWDATAAMADRMAYWAERNWKIYTESDLDRYTFGVAGAVGLLLSDLWAWYDGTQTNRTQAIGFGRGLQAVNILRNHTDDLGRGVDFFPEGWSAENMQEYARRNLALAEAYTKNLPTGPALDFCQIPLTLANGTLDALASGKEKLSRSDVFALLEQLISVNMKAS; from the coding sequence ATGAATTTACGTAGAGATGCATTGCAAATCCTCAAAGAAACTAGCCGAACTTTTTATATACCAATTAGTCTTTTACCGCCAGGATTACAAGAAGCAGTAGCATCAGCATATTTGTGTATGCGTGCTATTGATGAAATTGAAGATCATCCCGAACTAGATAACGCTACTAAAGCAAAGCTGTTAAGAACGATTAGCCTGACATTACAGGCAGGGGTTGATGGCTTCGCGGTAGATGCTTTCTTTGCAGGATTTAGTGGGTATGAGGATACCTTAGAAGAAGTCACAGTGAGCATTAGAGAATGGTCGCTGCTAGCACCAGAGACCATTGCACCTCGAATTTGGGATGCCACTGCTGCAATGGCAGATCGGATGGCTTACTGGGCAGAAAGAAACTGGAAAATTTATACAGAATCTGATTTGGATCGTTATACCTTTGGGGTTGCAGGTGCAGTGGGATTGTTACTATCGGACTTATGGGCTTGGTACGATGGAACGCAAACTAACCGTACCCAAGCGATCGGGTTTGGTCGGGGTTTACAAGCAGTTAATATCCTGCGTAATCATACTGATGATTTAGGGCGTGGGGTAGACTTTTTCCCAGAGGGTTGGAGTGCAGAAAATATGCAAGAGTATGCCCGGCGCAATCTAGCCCTGGCAGAAGCTTATACCAAAAACCTTCCTACTGGCCCAGCCTTAGATTTTTGCCAAATTCCCTTAACCTTGGCTAATGGAACTCTTGATGCCCTTGCTAGTGGTAAAGAGAAACTCAGCCGCAGTGATGTTTTTGCACTTCTTGAACAACTGATTAGTGTGAACATGAAAGCCAGCTAA
- a CDS encoding FAD-dependent oxidoreductase: MQNDSGKTISIWMTTAEIPEQPVLTENTHADVCIIGAGIAGMSTAYMLTRAGKSVVVLDDGPIAGGQTARTTAHVSNVLSYRYYELEQMHGKEGAKLVAQSHTTAINTIEAIATQENINCDFKRLDGYLFPPDLKSIDEIQHELEAAHRVGLTNVEMVKKAPLTSFDTGVCLRFPQQGQFDPLKYLAGLAEAIERRGGRIYTGTHVEKIQGGLPARVETSSGKVVTADAVVVATNSPISNLATMHFKQAPYITFVIGAKVPRGSVPKALYWDTLDPYHYVRLQSIDEQYDVLIVGGEDHKTGQADDADARYARLQTWTRERFPIAQEVLFRWSGQVMNSDDGIAYIGKNPFDEENVYIVTGDTGIGMTHGTIAGILLTDLILGRNNSWAELYEPSRVRIAGVGDFISENLNVAAQYLEWVTPGDVDSVEKVAPGTGAVVRRGLTKVAAYRDENGTLHEHSAICTHLNCIVAWNSSEKTWDCPCHGSRFDTQGKVINGPAINGLAPVENK, translated from the coding sequence ATGCAAAACGACTCTGGTAAAACTATCTCTATTTGGATGACAACGGCAGAAATCCCAGAGCAACCCGTGCTTACCGAAAATACTCATGCAGATGTGTGCATTATCGGTGCTGGGATAGCAGGGATGTCAACTGCCTATATGTTAACCCGCGCAGGTAAATCAGTAGTCGTGCTGGATGATGGCCCCATTGCTGGCGGTCAAACCGCAAGAACAACAGCACACGTATCGAATGTGCTAAGTTATCGTTACTACGAACTAGAGCAAATGCATGGTAAAGAAGGCGCAAAACTAGTTGCTCAAAGTCATACAACAGCAATTAATACTATAGAGGCGATCGCTACTCAAGAAAACATTAACTGTGACTTTAAGCGACTTGACGGCTATCTTTTTCCCCCAGACCTGAAATCAATAGACGAGATTCAGCACGAGTTAGAAGCAGCACACCGCGTTGGACTAACTAATGTTGAAATGGTAAAGAAAGCGCCGTTGACTAGCTTTGATACAGGAGTGTGTCTACGCTTTCCCCAACAAGGGCAATTTGATCCATTAAAATATCTAGCTGGACTTGCAGAAGCCATAGAACGCCGTGGGGGTAGAATTTATACGGGGACGCACGTAGAAAAAATTCAAGGTGGTTTACCCGCCCGTGTTGAGACAAGCAGTGGTAAAGTTGTGACAGCCGATGCTGTGGTAGTAGCAACCAACTCACCCATCAGTAATTTAGCTACTATGCACTTCAAGCAGGCTCCATACATCACTTTTGTCATCGGTGCAAAAGTGCCTCGTGGTTCTGTTCCCAAAGCGCTTTATTGGGATACCCTCGACCCCTACCACTACGTAAGATTACAAAGCATTGACGAACAATATGATGTATTAATTGTTGGTGGTGAAGACCACAAAACCGGACAAGCTGACGATGCCGATGCTCGCTATGCGAGACTCCAAACGTGGACGCGAGAACGTTTCCCAATAGCACAGGAGGTTTTATTTCGCTGGTCGGGACAGGTAATGAATTCTGATGATGGCATTGCTTACATTGGCAAAAACCCCTTTGATGAGGAAAACGTTTACATCGTTACTGGTGATACAGGCATAGGAATGACCCACGGCACAATCGCAGGGATACTATTAACTGACTTGATTTTAGGGCGAAATAATAGCTGGGCAGAACTTTATGAGCCATCGCGTGTAAGAATTGCTGGAGTCGGTGATTTTATCTCTGAAAATCTCAACGTTGCTGCCCAGTATTTAGAGTGGGTGACACCAGGCGATGTTGATTCCGTTGAAAAAGTTGCTCCTGGCACAGGTGCAGTGGTGCGGCGTGGTTTGACAAAAGTTGCAGCTTACCGAGATGAAAACGGCACACTCCACGAACATTCCGCAATTTGTACTCACCTCAACTGTATTGTCGCCTGGAATTCTTCAGAAAAAACCTGGGATTGCCCATGTCACGGTTCGCGGTTTGATACACAGGGAAAGGTAATCAACGGCCCAGCGATTAATGGGCTGGCACCAGTGGAAAACAAGTAA
- a CDS encoding glycoside hydrolase family 31 protein encodes MPQYFGKLPTTNQPWTTVSNVKAVTSDNNIINFDCDDSRLTISVLAPNLLRVRFAPTGEFIPRRSWAVALDDAEWPTTPFTVQENEATVEIETAQIRVCVQREKCRIVCFDKANRPFAQDAEMGIGWRMGAVAGWKEIAADEHFYGFGERTGFLDKLSEVKTNWTTDALDYDALTDEMYQAIPFFMALRPELGYGIFFNTSFWSQFDIGAEQPGIWKMETRGGELDYYIIYGPEPAQILETYTQLTGRMPLPPKWALGYHQCRWSYESETVVRELAQEFRQRRIPCDVIHLDIDYMRGYRVFTWSPQRFSNPAKLISDLAQDGFKTVTIIDPGVKYEPEGNYHVFDQGLENDYFVRKADGELFHGYVWPDKAVFPDFLRPDVSNWWADLHKSLTDVGVAGIWNDMNEPAINDRPFGDDGEKIWFPLDAPQGGEEAGGRGQGAGEKEFSVSPTHTEVHNLYGLMMAKACYEGLQRHRGSERSFVLTRSGYAGVQRWSSVWMGDNQSLWEHLEMSLPMLCNMGLSGVGFVGCDIGGFAGNATAELFARWMQVGMLYPLMRGHSAMSTARHEPWVFGDRVENICREYINLRYQLLPYIYSLFWEAATTGAPILRPLLYHFPNDLKTYSLYDQVLLGASLMAAPIYRPGVEHRAVYLPAGTWYDWWSGDRYEGPIHILAHAPLERMPLYVRGGAIVPMQPVRQYVDQAPLDEIRLRIWPGNNEYQLFEDDGQTNEYLDKKFSLSTISVFAESNQTVVEIGARVGEWTPPPREVIVELVGVGEQRFQDDGKRHTLQF; translated from the coding sequence ATGCCGCAATACTTCGGAAAACTACCCACTACTAACCAACCTTGGACAACTGTTAGCAATGTAAAAGCTGTAACCTCCGACAATAATATTATTAATTTTGACTGTGACGACTCACGCCTTACCATCAGCGTACTTGCACCCAATTTACTCCGCGTGCGTTTCGCACCAACTGGGGAATTTATACCCCGCCGTTCTTGGGCAGTGGCACTGGATGATGCAGAATGGCCAACAACACCTTTTACGGTGCAAGAAAATGAAGCAACGGTAGAAATTGAAACAGCACAGATTCGTGTGTGCGTCCAGCGAGAAAAGTGCCGCATCGTCTGTTTCGACAAAGCTAATCGCCCTTTTGCCCAAGATGCAGAGATGGGTATAGGTTGGCGGATGGGTGCAGTTGCAGGATGGAAAGAAATTGCAGCCGATGAACATTTCTATGGTTTTGGTGAACGCACAGGCTTTCTGGACAAACTCAGCGAAGTAAAAACCAACTGGACAACAGATGCCTTAGATTATGATGCACTGACTGATGAAATGTACCAAGCAATTCCATTTTTTATGGCTTTGCGCCCAGAGTTAGGCTATGGAATCTTTTTCAACACCTCTTTTTGGAGTCAATTCGATATCGGTGCCGAACAACCAGGTATTTGGAAGATGGAAACTCGTGGCGGTGAATTGGATTATTACATTATCTATGGCCCCGAACCTGCTCAAATCCTGGAGACTTACACTCAGCTAACTGGAAGAATGCCATTACCGCCGAAATGGGCGCTAGGTTATCATCAATGCCGTTGGAGTTACGAATCAGAAACCGTTGTGCGGGAACTGGCGCAAGAATTCCGTCAGCGTCGCATTCCCTGCGATGTTATTCACTTGGATATTGACTATATGCGGGGTTATCGGGTATTTACTTGGAGTCCTCAACGCTTTTCTAACCCAGCAAAACTCATTAGTGATTTAGCACAGGATGGTTTCAAAACAGTAACAATCATTGACCCTGGTGTGAAGTATGAACCAGAAGGTAATTATCATGTTTTTGACCAAGGCTTAGAAAACGACTATTTTGTGCGGAAAGCTGATGGCGAGTTGTTCCACGGCTACGTTTGGCCTGATAAAGCTGTTTTTCCTGATTTTTTGCGTCCTGATGTGTCTAACTGGTGGGCTGATTTACACAAAAGCTTAACTGATGTTGGTGTGGCAGGAATTTGGAATGATATGAACGAACCTGCCATAAACGATCGCCCTTTCGGCGATGATGGTGAAAAGATTTGGTTTCCTCTAGATGCACCGCAGGGGGGTGAGGAGGCAGGGGGCAGGGGGCAGGGGGCAGGGGAGAAAGAATTCTCTGTGTCTCCTACTCATACGGAAGTGCATAATTTGTATGGGTTGATGATGGCTAAAGCTTGCTATGAAGGGTTGCAACGGCATCGAGGTTCAGAGCGATCATTTGTGTTAACGCGATCGGGTTATGCTGGTGTGCAACGTTGGTCTTCTGTGTGGATGGGGGATAACCAATCGTTGTGGGAGCATTTAGAAATGTCTCTGCCGATGCTTTGCAATATGGGACTTTCGGGTGTGGGGTTTGTGGGTTGCGATATTGGCGGGTTTGCTGGTAACGCGACAGCTGAATTATTTGCTCGCTGGATGCAAGTAGGAATGCTTTACCCATTGATGCGCGGTCATTCGGCAATGTCTACTGCTCGTCATGAACCTTGGGTATTTGGCGATCGCGTTGAAAATATCTGTCGAGAATACATTAATCTACGCTACCAATTACTTCCCTATATTTATAGTCTTTTCTGGGAAGCGGCAACTACGGGCGCACCGATTTTAAGACCATTACTATACCACTTCCCCAATGATCTGAAAACCTATAGCCTCTACGATCAAGTATTACTAGGTGCATCGCTGATGGCTGCACCAATTTACCGCCCTGGAGTTGAGCATCGAGCTGTCTACTTACCTGCTGGGACTTGGTATGATTGGTGGAGTGGCGATCGCTATGAAGGCCCAATTCACATTCTTGCTCATGCACCGCTTGAAAGAATGCCACTGTATGTCCGTGGTGGTGCGATCGTTCCTATGCAACCTGTCAGACAATACGTTGATCAAGCGCCACTTGATGAGATCCGATTACGGATTTGGCCTGGTAATAACGAATATCAGCTATTTGAAGATGATGGACAGACAAACGAGTATCTAGATAAAAAGTTTTCGCTATCAACTATCAGCGTATTTGCCGAATCTAATCAAACAGTAGTTGAAATTGGAGCGAGAGTGGGAGAATGGACACCTCCACCGCGTGAAGTAATTGTAGAACTTGTTGGTGTTGGAGAGCAACGTTTCCAAGATGATGGTAAGCGACATACTCTGCAATTTTGA